From the genome of Desulfovibrio psychrotolerans, one region includes:
- a CDS encoding NAD(P)/FAD-dependent oxidoreductase: protein MSKLVLVGAGHAHMTIMDNIPAIRAKGHDVVVIGPGERHYYSGMGPGMLGGDYKPQDISFPVKRACEQAGATFLVDKCVSVRPDENIVVLESGTEIPYDVASFNTGSSIVDDVVRPGSEDIYTVKPIENLLKGRERVLSLARRDHVRIAVIGGGPAGVEVAGNAWACGQEAGGNVSVTLFHGRNFMSKAPEGVRRRCRETLLRQGVELVGNAYVTAVETRRITLETGERHSADVIFIAMGVRPRPLFAPSGIPAGPDGGLLVNKYLQSPAYPNIFGGGDCIWFEPRPLDKVGVYAVRENPVLHHNVLAQLEGTPLQEFDPGGDYLLIYNTGGRTGVLHKYGIIFGGKPAFWIKDHIDSAFMKAFKPEYERTGRYA, encoded by the coding sequence ATGTCCAAACTCGTACTCGTGGGCGCAGGCCACGCGCACATGACCATCATGGACAACATCCCCGCCATCAGGGCCAAGGGGCACGATGTCGTGGTCATCGGCCCCGGCGAGCGCCACTACTATTCCGGCATGGGCCCGGGCATGCTCGGCGGCGATTACAAGCCGCAGGACATCAGCTTTCCTGTCAAGCGCGCCTGTGAACAGGCCGGAGCCACCTTCCTTGTGGACAAATGCGTCAGCGTCCGGCCCGATGAGAACATCGTGGTGCTGGAATCCGGCACAGAAATTCCCTACGATGTCGCCTCCTTCAACACGGGCAGCTCCATTGTGGACGATGTCGTCCGCCCCGGCAGCGAAGATATCTACACCGTCAAACCCATCGAGAACCTGCTCAAAGGGCGTGAACGCGTCCTTTCCCTCGCCCGCAGAGACCACGTGCGCATCGCGGTCATCGGCGGCGGTCCCGCCGGGGTAGAGGTCGCAGGCAACGCATGGGCCTGCGGGCAGGAAGCGGGCGGCAACGTCTCCGTCACCCTGTTCCACGGCCGAAATTTCATGTCCAAGGCTCCGGAAGGCGTGCGCCGCCGCTGCCGCGAAACCCTGCTCCGTCAGGGCGTGGAACTGGTGGGCAACGCCTACGTCACCGCAGTGGAAACCCGCCGCATCACGCTGGAAACAGGCGAACGCCATTCGGCAGATGTCATCTTCATCGCCATGGGCGTCCGCCCGCGCCCGCTTTTCGCCCCGTCAGGCATCCCGGCAGGTCCGGACGGCGGCCTGCTGGTCAACAAATACCTGCAAAGCCCCGCCTATCCGAATATCTTCGGCGGCGGCGACTGCATCTGGTTCGAACCGCGCCCGCTGGATAAAGTGGGCGTCTACGCCGTGCGGGAAAACCCCGTGCTCCATCACAACGTGCTGGCGCAACTGGAGGGTACCCCCCTGCAGGAATTCGACCCCGGCGGCGATTACCTGCTCATTTACAACACGGGCGGGCGCACCGGCGTCCTGCACAAATACGGCATCATCTTCGGCGGCAAGCCTGCCTTCTGGATCAAGGACCACATTGATTCCGCCTTCATGAAGGCGTTCAAGCCCGAATATGAGCGCACAGGCCGCTACGCCTGA
- a CDS encoding alanine/glycine:cation symporter family protein, which produces MESLATAVDWLNGLVWGPYMLVLLVGTGLLLTIMLRGLQFTKLGHALYLALVKRKDKDAGEGDISNFAALMTALSATVGTGNIAGVATAIALGGPGALFWMWVTGLVGMATKYGEAVLAVKYRVTDENGEMAGGPMYYISRGLGWKRMGSLFAVLAAVAAFGIGNMVQSHSVADAMHSTFGADKLVVGIVLSALTAMVVLGGIKSIGKVTSVLIPVMILFYMSGALFILVMNAGKVPAALALVFEYAFSPAAASGGFAGATIMMAIRFGVARGVFSNESGLGSAPIAAAAAKTKHPVDQALVSMTQTFIDTLVVCTMTGLVIIMFNWDSGLNGAPLTTGAFEMGFAGGKYVVTIGIMLFAYSTILGWCYYGERSVEYLAGVKAVKPYRLLFVCAVLVGTQVKLDFVWALADTFNGMMAIPNLIGLICLSPVIVRETKDYFTRQNGRGE; this is translated from the coding sequence ATGGAATCGCTTGCCACGGCAGTGGATTGGCTGAACGGCCTTGTCTGGGGACCGTATATGCTGGTGCTTTTGGTGGGAACAGGGCTGCTGCTGACGATCATGCTGCGCGGGTTGCAGTTTACCAAGCTGGGCCACGCGCTGTATCTGGCGCTGGTGAAGCGTAAGGACAAGGATGCCGGAGAGGGGGATATTTCCAACTTTGCGGCGCTTATGACGGCCCTTTCCGCCACGGTGGGCACGGGTAATATTGCCGGGGTAGCCACGGCCATTGCCCTGGGCGGCCCCGGAGCGCTGTTCTGGATGTGGGTGACCGGGCTGGTAGGCATGGCCACCAAGTACGGCGAGGCCGTGCTGGCCGTGAAATACCGCGTGACCGACGAGAACGGCGAGATGGCGGGCGGGCCCATGTATTATATTTCGCGCGGGCTGGGCTGGAAGCGTATGGGCAGTCTTTTTGCCGTGCTGGCGGCGGTGGCCGCCTTTGGCATAGGCAACATGGTGCAGTCGCATTCCGTGGCGGACGCCATGCACAGCACCTTTGGAGCGGACAAGCTGGTGGTGGGCATTGTCCTTTCTGCCCTGACTGCCATGGTGGTGCTGGGCGGGATTAAAAGCATAGGCAAAGTGACCTCTGTGCTTATTCCGGTGATGATTCTCTTTTATATGAGCGGCGCACTGTTCATTCTGGTTATGAACGCGGGCAAGGTGCCTGCCGCCCTTGCGCTGGTGTTTGAGTATGCGTTCAGCCCCGCTGCCGCCTCCGGCGGGTTTGCGGGAGCCACCATTATGATGGCCATACGGTTCGGGGTGGCACGGGGCGTGTTTTCCAACGAATCGGGGCTGGGTTCCGCGCCCATTGCCGCCGCTGCCGCCAAGACCAAGCATCCCGTTGATCAGGCCCTTGTTTCCATGACGCAGACGTTTATTGACACGCTGGTGGTGTGCACCATGACCGGGCTGGTCATCATTATGTTCAACTGGGATTCCGGCCTGAACGGTGCGCCGCTGACCACAGGCGCGTTCGAGATGGGGTTTGCGGGCGGCAAGTATGTGGTGACCATAGGCATTATGCTGTTTGCGTATTCCACCATCCTTGGCTGGTGCTACTACGGCGAGCGTTCGGTGGAGTATCTGGCCGGGGTGAAGGCGGTGAAGCCCTATCGCCTGCTCTTTGTGTGCGCGGTGCTGGTGGGCACGCAGGTGAAGCTGGACTTTGTATGGGCACTGGCGGACACCTTTAACGGTATGATGGCCATTCCCAACCTGATAGGGCTTATTTGTCTGAGTCCGGTCATTGTGCGTGAGACGAAGGACTATTTTACCCGGCAGAACGGGCGCGGCGAGTAG
- a CDS encoding tetratricopeptide repeat protein: MMMTMMRLRGGPVCHAHLRACRLRRVAAGMLCAVLLLGLAACGGKEPELGRFNPGGTAGRYNEQAERAFARAHILWRGETCSDPDLAVTLLTEAVELEPEYAQAWLRRGLAYSDKRWYDLALEDLNRAVRLAPTPESYAYRGLVQMRLGNYLGAEQDLTTAAEMNPGYHRAWNFRAATKLLNGNVPGACEDFARGCKAGDCTGLENAKKERWCE; this comes from the coding sequence ATGATGATGACGATGATGCGCCTGCGGGGCGGGCCGGTTTGCCATGCGCACCTTCGGGCCTGCCGGTTGCGCAGGGTGGCGGCGGGCATGCTGTGCGCGGTGCTGCTGCTTGGACTTGCGGCCTGCGGCGGCAAGGAGCCTGAGTTGGGACGGTTTAATCCGGGCGGCACGGCGGGCAGGTACAACGAACAGGCGGAGCGCGCCTTTGCGAGGGCGCATATTCTGTGGCGCGGCGAGACGTGTTCTGATCCTGATCTGGCTGTAACCCTGCTTACCGAAGCCGTGGAACTGGAGCCGGAATATGCGCAGGCGTGGCTGCGGCGGGGATTGGCCTATTCTGATAAGCGGTGGTACGACCTTGCGCTGGAAGACCTGAACCGGGCGGTGCGGCTTGCGCCCACGCCGGAGTCATATGCTTATCGGGGGTTGGTGCAGATGCGGCTGGGCAACTACCTTGGCGCGGAGCAGGACCTGACCACGGCGGCGGAGATGAATCCCGGCTATCATCGGGCATGGAACTTCCGGGCTGCCACGAAATTGCTGAACGGTAATGTGCCGGGCGCGTGTGAGGATTTTGCCCGGGGCTGCAAGGCGGGAGACTGCACGGGGCTGGAGAACGCGAAAAAGGAACGGTGGTGCGAATAG
- a CDS encoding GGDEF domain-containing protein, with product MTPKIRHSTRHRISVVLVFLLATLGATSLQFVALSVLPEGSPLLLALPLAGGALFTAFMLLLIRKQCARCPLPERNDHLEHARNDRHEEILRLRRQAAEAERQTLALQRQIAECTPGDYSERRIESRFQAAFHATPDPILFINAATGLVVEVNESFLRLLRMSWREVLGAPVQTILHWRTPEDAKRFRNVHATGTASNLRAGISAGNGTHREFLISVRRMDLEGVRCDIIIARDITDMELLRSELADKTELLESILRHIPYYIYWKNPRHRYAGANDLFRRALLGDRTLPLEGLTDDEIPISPFAGDVAGTPPNAMAGAMAGAMDGTQSRAEDARVLETGQPVIHEERAMWLGGRLADVLVSKVPLRDKAGSISGLLGIMADISDLRRSERQFAMLLNGIPDPAWIKDAEGRYIVANRALSELTGVPAADIPGRTDADILPPDMARRCMANERAVVQQGVPLRNDEPCEIAGRTAWYEVIRQPLTETDADGTVRVTGTMGIARDISQRRKAEDEIRTLSRALEQSSAAVAITSREGDIEYVNPRYTEITGYLPAEATGRPPHFLRSLPDMEPQEIWQRIHCGDQWRGEVRTTRKGGEQCWIFASVSPLMDDAGTILQALVVLDDITGKKEQEEYIRFMAMHDGLTSLPNRRLFMSQLRHAVAVHQRDATPFALLFIDLNDFKKINDTHGHDAGDTVLRTVARRLVDSLREVDTAARLGGDEFVVLLHGVSGREEVRTASHRIAEAICRPVRIGAEPCVVTPAIGVAMCPQHGTDPDELLSLADKAMYLCKNERNCPYVECGIQPEG from the coding sequence ATGACCCCAAAAATCAGACACTCCACGCGTCACCGCATCTCTGTGGTGCTCGTGTTCCTGCTTGCCACCCTCGGTGCCACAAGCCTGCAATTTGTCGCCCTCTCCGTGCTTCCGGAAGGCTCTCCCCTGCTGCTCGCCCTGCCTCTGGCAGGCGGTGCCCTCTTCACGGCGTTCATGCTGCTGCTCATCCGCAAGCAGTGCGCGCGGTGTCCGCTGCCGGAACGCAACGACCATCTTGAACACGCAAGAAACGACCGGCACGAAGAAATCCTCCGCCTGCGCCGGCAGGCGGCAGAAGCCGAGCGACAGACTCTGGCCCTGCAACGGCAGATAGCAGAGTGCACGCCGGGCGACTATTCCGAACGGCGCATCGAATCACGCTTTCAGGCCGCCTTCCATGCCACCCCGGACCCCATCCTCTTCATCAACGCCGCCACCGGACTGGTGGTGGAGGTAAACGAAAGCTTCCTGCGCCTGCTCCGCATGAGCTGGCGCGAGGTACTTGGTGCCCCTGTGCAAACCATCCTGCACTGGCGCACCCCGGAAGATGCGAAACGCTTCCGCAATGTCCACGCCACAGGAACAGCGAGCAACCTGCGCGCGGGCATTTCCGCCGGCAACGGTACACACAGGGAATTTCTCATCTCGGTACGCCGCATGGATCTGGAAGGCGTGCGGTGCGACATCATTATCGCCCGCGATATCACAGATATGGAACTGCTGCGCAGCGAACTGGCCGACAAAACGGAACTGCTCGAATCCATCCTGCGCCACATCCCCTACTATATTTACTGGAAGAACCCGCGCCACCGCTATGCCGGAGCAAACGACCTGTTCCGCAGGGCACTGCTGGGAGACCGCACCCTCCCGCTGGAAGGTCTTACGGACGATGAGATTCCGATTTCCCCGTTTGCCGGAGATGTAGCCGGAACGCCGCCCAACGCAATGGCGGGTGCAATGGCGGGCGCAATGGACGGAACACAATCCCGGGCAGAGGACGCACGTGTTCTGGAAACAGGCCAGCCCGTCATCCATGAAGAGCGGGCCATGTGGCTCGGCGGCAGGCTGGCGGACGTTCTGGTCAGCAAGGTTCCCCTGCGGGACAAGGCGGGCAGCATTTCCGGCCTGCTGGGCATCATGGCAGACATTTCCGACCTGCGCCGCTCAGAACGCCAGTTCGCCATGCTGCTCAACGGCATCCCGGACCCCGCGTGGATCAAGGACGCCGAAGGACGCTACATCGTGGCCAACCGCGCACTGTCAGAACTTACAGGCGTTCCCGCCGCAGACATTCCCGGCAGAACAGACGCAGATATCCTCCCGCCGGACATGGCCCGCCGCTGCATGGCCAATGAACGGGCCGTGGTGCAGCAGGGCGTCCCCCTGCGCAACGACGAACCCTGCGAGATAGCCGGACGCACAGCGTGGTACGAGGTCATCCGTCAGCCTCTCACAGAAACGGACGCGGACGGCACCGTGCGGGTGACGGGCACCATGGGCATCGCTCGCGATATCTCCCAGCGGCGCAAGGCCGAGGATGAAATACGCACCCTCTCCCGCGCTCTGGAACAAAGCTCCGCCGCCGTTGCCATCACCTCGCGTGAAGGAGACATAGAATACGTCAACCCCCGCTACACGGAAATCACGGGCTACCTGCCCGCAGAGGCAACAGGCCGTCCTCCGCACTTCCTGCGCAGCTTGCCGGACATGGAGCCGCAGGAAATATGGCAGCGCATCCATTGCGGCGACCAATGGCGCGGAGAGGTCAGAACCACCCGCAAGGGGGGCGAGCAGTGCTGGATATTCGCCTCCGTCTCCCCGCTCATGGACGATGCAGGCACCATTCTTCAGGCATTGGTGGTACTGGACGACATAACCGGCAAGAAGGAGCAGGAAGAATACATCCGCTTCATGGCCATGCACGACGGGCTCACCTCGCTGCCCAACCGCCGCCTGTTCATGTCGCAGCTGCGCCATGCCGTGGCCGTGCACCAGCGGGATGCAACACCCTTCGCCCTGTTGTTTATAGACCTCAATGACTTCAAAAAAATCAACGATACGCATGGGCATGATGCGGGAGATACGGTCCTGCGCACCGTTGCCCGGCGTCTTGTGGATTCCCTGCGCGAGGTGGATACCGCCGCACGGCTCGGCGGCGACGAATTCGTTGTGCTGCTGCACGGTGTGAGCGGACGGGAAGAGGTGCGCACCGCCAGCCACCGCATAGCGGAAGCCATATGCCGTCCGGTCAGAATAGGCGCGGAGCCGTGCGTGGTCACCCCGGCCATAGGCGTGGCCATGTGCCCGCAGCACGGCACAGACCCGGACGAACTTCTCAGCCTTGCGGACAAGGCCATGTATCTGTGCAAAAACGAACGGAACTGCCCTTACGTGGAATGCGGTATACAACCTGAAGGGTAA
- a CDS encoding terminase small subunit — protein MSGMTPARERFVEEFLVDMDPVAAALRAGYDKCNVRRDARRIMACPEVRRAIEEAKKERACRLRVTQDRVVQELAAIGFASMADVCRWSGDSLELLDSALLTTEQAAAIAEITETTTSRGGTVRVKLHSKLKALEMLARHVGLYEERLHGTDEDGNLKDAIPPALRERLDAVYAAMVPPLRGAEPDGGGGS, from the coding sequence ATGAGCGGGATGACCCCGGCACGCGAACGGTTTGTTGAAGAATTTTTGGTGGATATGGACCCTGTGGCGGCTGCTCTGCGGGCCGGATATGACAAGTGCAACGTGCGCCGTGATGCCCGGAGGATTATGGCCTGCCCGGAAGTGCGCAGGGCCATAGAAGAGGCCAAGAAGGAGCGCGCATGCAGGCTGCGGGTGACGCAGGACAGGGTGGTGCAGGAATTGGCGGCGATAGGGTTTGCCTCTATGGCGGATGTGTGCCGCTGGTCCGGCGACAGTCTGGAGCTGCTGGATTCGGCGTTGCTGACAACGGAGCAGGCAGCGGCCATTGCCGAGATTACGGAGACAACTACATCGCGCGGGGGAACGGTGCGGGTGAAGCTGCATTCCAAGCTCAAGGCGCTGGAGATGCTGGCCCGACATGTGGGGTTGTATGAGGAGCGGCTGCACGGGACGGACGAGGACGGAAACTTGAAGGACGCGATACCGCCCGCCCTGCGGGAGCGGCTGGACGCGGTGTATGCCGCCATGGTGCCGCCCTTGCGCGGTGCGGAGCCGGACGGAGGGGGAGGCAGCTAG
- a CDS encoding rhodanese-like domain-containing protein, translating into MRWRQFLTPVESIDSHQARSMLASDPAVQLLDVRQAKEYEEGHISGAKFIPLGSLGDMLDDLDPARPVVVYCAIGGRSRIAAQMLAGKGFDKVFNMSGGFKAWNGWKGYGEYEQGLHLFMNTQDLREVLEVAYVMEKALGDFYRTMSSSVRDPKASDLFRKLADVEDRHSGAVADRLRAATGNAPLPDVGPDAAPEGGLTTEEYMRRLGTDTESPRDIVDFAMALEAQAMDLYARAAENAPDDASRKELERMAQEERGHLKHLGVLMDALMA; encoded by the coding sequence ATGCGCTGGAGACAATTCCTCACCCCCGTTGAATCCATAGACTCCCATCAGGCCCGCTCCATGCTCGCCTCCGACCCCGCAGTGCAACTGCTGGATGTGCGGCAGGCCAAAGAGTATGAAGAAGGCCACATTTCCGGGGCCAAATTCATTCCGCTGGGCTCCCTCGGCGACATGCTCGACGATCTCGACCCCGCCCGTCCCGTGGTGGTCTACTGTGCCATCGGCGGCAGAAGCCGCATCGCCGCACAGATGCTCGCAGGCAAAGGCTTTGACAAAGTCTTCAACATGTCCGGCGGCTTCAAGGCATGGAACGGCTGGAAAGGCTACGGAGAATACGAACAGGGCCTGCATCTCTTCATGAACACGCAGGACCTCCGCGAAGTGCTGGAAGTGGCCTACGTCATGGAAAAGGCCCTGGGCGATTTCTACCGCACCATGTCCTCGTCCGTGCGAGACCCCAAAGCGTCCGACCTGTTCCGCAAACTGGCGGACGTGGAAGACAGGCACAGCGGCGCAGTGGCAGACCGCCTGCGTGCGGCCACAGGCAACGCTCCCCTGCCCGATGTGGGACCGGATGCCGCCCCGGAAGGCGGCCTGACCACAGAAGAATACATGCGCCGCCTCGGCACGGACACGGAATCCCCGCGCGACATCGTCGATTTCGCCATGGCGCTGGAGGCGCAGGCCATGGACCTTTACGCCCGCGCTGCAGAAAATGCCCCCGACGATGCCTCGCGCAAAGAACTCGAACGCATGGCGCAGGAAGAACGCGGCCACCTGAAGCATCTGGGCGTACTCATGGATGCCCTTATGGCCTGA
- a CDS encoding Smr/MutS family protein, with product MSSDENNPFKKLDKSLFRKEGQTDPAEMPAVKPCSAAPGKGKGRNMAAPDLDGPEEGAADFLRAMAGVAPVGGRGRQDPPGGKSVPRAAAGAPGQASHGAHGGRERSAAKDEEDTLLFMAELDAFKAAAKRGKVDDTEAKPETAMRAAPVGRENAAGTARAVSGVFSSAARSGGADRGGMDGEAFHDVEGAGDEDAEAFLRAMQGVEGITAGGRDVQKKPERPARVQQAARSADALQDVLDGGAEFHLEYSEEFIQGHVSGFDPMVLGRLRAGQFSPEAHLDMHGMVAQEAYEALTGFMRGAYVKGLRTVLLIPGRGKNSPEGFGVLRENLQHWLTRDPFKRVVLAFCTAQPRDGGAGAVYVMLRKFKKSRGKIQWDRMPPDPDLYL from the coding sequence ATGTCTTCAGATGAGAACAATCCGTTTAAAAAATTAGATAAATCCCTGTTTCGCAAAGAAGGGCAGACTGACCCGGCGGAGATGCCTGCGGTAAAGCCCTGCAGTGCCGCGCCCGGTAAGGGAAAGGGGCGCAATATGGCGGCTCCTGATCTGGACGGGCCAGAAGAGGGAGCGGCGGATTTTTTGCGCGCCATGGCCGGGGTGGCTCCCGTGGGCGGACGCGGCAGGCAGGACCCGCCCGGAGGGAAGAGTGTTCCCCGCGCGGCTGCGGGTGCTCCGGGACAGGCTTCTCATGGGGCACACGGCGGCAGAGAACGTTCTGCGGCAAAGGATGAAGAGGATACTCTGTTGTTCATGGCGGAGCTGGACGCGTTTAAGGCTGCCGCAAAGCGGGGCAAGGTGGATGACACGGAGGCGAAGCCGGAAACGGCCATGCGTGCCGCCCCCGTGGGCAGGGAAAATGCTGCAGGCACTGCACGCGCTGTTTCCGGTGTTTTTTCCAGCGCCGCCCGTTCCGGTGGGGCGGACCGGGGGGGGATGGACGGGGAGGCCTTCCATGACGTGGAAGGAGCCGGTGACGAGGATGCGGAAGCCTTTTTGCGCGCCATGCAGGGGGTGGAGGGGATTACCGCCGGGGGCCGGGATGTGCAGAAAAAGCCGGAAAGACCGGCCAGAGTGCAGCAGGCGGCGCGGTCTGCCGATGCGTTACAGGATGTGCTGGACGGCGGGGCGGAGTTTCATCTGGAGTATTCCGAGGAATTTATTCAGGGCCACGTGAGCGGATTTGACCCCATGGTGCTGGGAAGGCTGCGGGCGGGGCAGTTCAGTCCCGAGGCGCATCTGGATATGCACGGCATGGTGGCGCAGGAAGCCTATGAAGCGCTTACGGGGTTCATGCGGGGGGCGTATGTGAAAGGGCTGCGCACCGTGCTGCTTATTCCCGGCAGGGGGAAGAACTCGCCGGAAGGGTTTGGGGTGCTGCGGGAGAACTTGCAGCACTGGCTGACACGCGACCCTTTTAAGCGGGTGGTGCTGGCCTTCTGCACGGCGCAGCCGAGGGACGGCGGCGCAGGGGCGGTGTATGTGATGCTTCGGAAGTTCAAGAAGAGCCGGGGCAAGATTCAGTGGGACAGGATGCCGCCCGACCCCGACCTGTATCTGTAG
- a CDS encoding sensor domain-containing diguanylate cyclase: MVFSRDGSAVYANPAARVLLGAVAEVAAPLDFFLSECGDTVAADEHPVAVALRERRASGWRVLGVQRSAGHAPVWLRVQAAPVKDETGTDWVVVSLEEASEERRLRRELHDRERRAQVRDVSSGRAEVCGRAQAHALLARAVVEARDRMVPLAVCLLDLDMFKRLNQAFGRSCGDEVLLHVAETLSACVREEDEYARLGGGEFLVIVPGMTLREAWLLMERFRERLAQELVPCTGRPVSVSGGMVLLREEEDAPALLERADSLLYLAKLDGRNRIVPDASIGAFPIAGARPGGQAVGGSDV, translated from the coding sequence ATGGTTTTTTCCCGTGACGGTTCGGCCGTGTACGCCAACCCTGCGGCCCGGGTGCTGCTTGGTGCTGTGGCCGAGGTGGCAGCCCCGCTGGACTTTTTTCTTTCTGAATGCGGAGACACTGTTGCCGCTGACGAGCACCCTGTGGCGGTGGCGCTGAGGGAACGGCGTGCCAGCGGGTGGCGTGTGCTGGGGGTGCAGCGGTCTGCCGGGCATGCCCCTGTATGGCTGCGGGTGCAGGCTGCCCCTGTTAAGGATGAAACCGGCACGGACTGGGTGGTGGTGTCTCTTGAGGAGGCTTCTGAGGAGCGGCGGCTGCGGCGGGAACTGCATGACCGGGAACGGCGGGCGCAGGTGCGTGATGTGTCTTCCGGCAGGGCCGAGGTGTGCGGACGGGCGCAGGCGCATGCGCTGCTTGCCCGGGCCGTGGTGGAGGCGCGTGACCGGATGGTTCCGCTGGCGGTATGCCTGCTGGATCTGGACATGTTCAAGCGCTTGAATCAGGCCTTTGGCAGGTCGTGCGGCGATGAGGTGCTGCTGCATGTGGCGGAAACCCTTTCTGCGTGTGTGCGCGAGGAGGATGAGTACGCGCGACTTGGAGGCGGGGAATTTCTGGTTATTGTGCCGGGGATGACGCTGCGCGAGGCGTGGCTGCTTATGGAGCGGTTCCGCGAGCGGCTTGCACAGGAGCTTGTGCCCTGCACGGGCAGGCCGGTGAGCGTGAGCGGGGGAATGGTGCTGCTGCGCGAAGAGGAAGATGCTCCGGCACTGCTGGAGCGGGCCGACAGCCTGCTGTATCTGGCCAAGCTGGACGGCAGAAACCGCATTGTGCCCGATGCATCCATAGGTGCGTTTCCCATTGCCGGGGCAAGGCCGGGAGGACAAGCCGTTGGTGGTTCGGACGTATAG